In Malus sylvestris chromosome 16, drMalSylv7.2, whole genome shotgun sequence, the following are encoded in one genomic region:
- the LOC126609203 gene encoding mitogen-activated protein kinase kinase 9-like, translating into MALIRGRQLKSLAPLSVHVHRPCFSLPVHPPALMTATNYSSTSISTADLETLELLGQGNGGKVYKVRHKQTSSTYALKLVSNHSDHTVRCNLSREIEILRCTDSSHIVRCEAFFEQPLGDIKILMEFMDSGSLETLLKDNGTFSEAKLAHVARQVLSGLNYLHTHNIAHRDIKPANILVNSNMEVKIADFGISKIMSLTSEGACSSPVGTFAYMSPERFNKENCGGTYSGYASDIWSFGLTIMELYVGRYPLLPPGQSPDWPSLMLAICFGEPPSLPEGASQEFKSFIEACLQKEVGKRWTAGQLLEHPFLSDVGF; encoded by the coding sequence ATGGCTCTCATTCGAGGTCGGCAACTGAAGTCCTTGGCCCCTCTCTCCGTGCACGTGCACCGCCCATGTTTCTCTCTTCCCGTCCATCCTCCCGCACTGATGACAGCAACCAACTACTCCTCCACTTCAATCTCCACTGCTGATCTCGAGACACTCGAACTCCTCGGCCAAGGTAATGGCGGCAAGGTCTACAAGGTTCGCCACAAGCAGACTTCCAGTACCTACGCTCTCAAACTCGTCAGCAACCATTCAGACCATACGGTCAGGTGTAATCTCTCCCGCGAGATTGAGATCCTCCGCTGCACCGACTCTTCCCACATTGTCCGCTGTGAAGCCTTCTTTGAACAGCCCTTGGGAGACATCAAAATCCTCATGGAGTTCATGGACTCCGGCAGCCTCGAAACTTTACTCAAAGACAATGGCACCTTCTCCGAGGCCAAGCTTGCCCACGTGGCCCGTCAAGTGCTCAGCGGTCTGAACTATCTCCATACCCACAACATCGCTCACCGTGACATCAAGCCCGCCAATATTTTGGTGAACAGTAACATGGAAGTTAAGATCGCCGACTTCGGTATCAGCAAGATCATGTCCTTAACCTCGGAAGGCGCCTGCAGTTCTCCTGTCGGTACTTTCGCTTACATGAGCCCCGAAAGATTCAACAAGGAGAACTGTGGTGGCACCTACAGTGGCTACGCCAGTGACATATGGAGTTTCGGCCTGACCATCATGGAGCTCTACGTGGGTCGCTATCCACTCTTGCCCCCAGGCCAGAGTCCCGACTGGCCCTCCCTGATGTTAGCCATATGTTTTGGAGAGCCGCCGAGCTTGCCGGAGGGCGCTTCGCAGGAATTCAAGAGTTTTATTGAGGCTTGCTTGCAGAAGGAAGTCGGAAAGAGGTGGACTGCCGGTCAGTTGTTGGAGCATCCCTTCCTTTCCGATGTTGGTTTTTGA
- the LOC126609204 gene encoding putative F-box protein At5g55150 has translation MFGKVYHRRHIKRRTISPNWSDLRSEILELIMKNLSFLDMLRFKSVCSSWNQAMKCYYATSFPQTSPWLMLPSDQENVHNDIRTRCFYSLKEDEVYTVKNVLQECHDDWCVGSSHGWLVIMDNNAVPHLLNPVSRRRIQLPKIWSLQNCPSNPDSIEQLRMTFICKAVLSSDPSCNGNFVVVIIYGVLSSKLGFCKYGEEGSRWRGLEGVHGEYCDVIFHKEKLYALAGDGSVEVWRDFNNSSTPIKTMNLHQPYSELENVNHIIKDFSKDKYSTQTYLVESLGEILSVGRVIGNFVNHEGTAVLEGDLDEYGYFCPYRTLQFYVLKLNFTANKWEKIESLRGRALFLGGNQSMSVSTPDFLECEENSIYFTDDRWDEINFNAGSVDDNGYGGHDVGIYNIGNKVVKPIYQFEKWRVDPPPFWIVPNPW, from the coding sequence ATGTTCGGAAAAGTATACCACCGTCGCCACATAAAGAGAAGAACAATATCGCCAAATTGGTCTGACCTCCGATCTGAAATATTAGAGTTAAtaatgaaaaatctctccttccTCGACATGCTTCGATTTAAATCCGTTTGTTCTTCTTGGAATCAAGCCATGAAATGTTATTATGCCACATCGTTTCCGCAAACTTCTCCATGGCTAATGCTCCCTAGTGATCAAGAAAATGTTCATAACGATATTAGGACTCGGTGTTTCTACAGCCTTAAAGAAGATGAAGTCTACACTGTCAAGAACGTGTTACAAGAATGTCATGATGATTGGTGTGTTGGTTCATCACACGGTTGGCTGGTGATCATGGACAACAACGCAGTCCCACATCTTCTCAATCCCGTTTCGCGGCGTAGAATTCAACTCCCAAAAATTTGGTCTCTGCAAAATTGCCCCAGCAATCCTGACAGCATTGAACAATTGCGCATGACTTTTATTTGCAAAGCTGTTCTCTCCTCCGACCCTTCTTGCAACGGCAACTTTGTTGTTGTGATAATTTATGGTGTGTTATCTTCAAAACTTGGATTTTGTAAGTATGGGGAGGAGGGCAGCAGATGGAGAGGCTTAGAAGGTGTGCATGGAGAATATTGTGATGTTATTTTTCACAAGGAGAAGTTGTATGCATTGGCGGGGGATGGCTCGGTCGAAGTGTGGAGGGACTTCAACAACTCCTCTACTCCCATCAAAACTATGAATCTTCATCAGCCATATTCAGAGCTAGAAAATGTAAATCATATAATTAAGGACTTTTCCAAGGACAAATATTCTACTCAGACTTACTTGGTGGAGTCTTTGGGTGAGATATTGTCCGTGGGGCGAGTTATCGGCAACTTTGTCAACCATGAGGGCACGGCTGTTCTTGAGGGGGATCTAGATGAGTATGGTTACTTCTGTCCCTACAGAACATTGCAGTTTTATGTCCTCAAGTTGAATTTCACAGCCAATAAGTGGGAGAAAATTGAATCTTTGCGCGGTCGAGCTTTATTTCTGGGCGGGAATCAATCAATGTCAGTGTCGACTCCCGATTTTCTAGAATGCGAAGAAAACTCAATTTACTTCACGGACGATCGATGGGACGAGATCAATTTCAACGCCGGCAGTGTTGACGACAATGGTTATGGTGGTCATGATGTAGGAATATACAACATAGGCAACAAAGTTGTGAAGCCAATTTACCAATTTGAGAAGTGGAGAGTTGATCCACCACCCTTTTGGATAGTTCCTAACCCATGGTGA